A genomic region of Thunnus albacares chromosome 2, fThuAlb1.1, whole genome shotgun sequence contains the following coding sequences:
- the arid5a gene encoding AT-rich interactive domain-containing protein 5A: MAQEEQRETSQQTTASEDEKGTSNQTSPLVIEIHDSTTECEEEVRPNPLQMEEKSFVSSLHSFMKGRGTPIERIPHLGFKQINLWMIYKAVEKLGGYDSVTARRLWKKVYDELGGSPGSTSAATCTRRHYERLVLPFERHIKGEEDKPLPPSKPRKPYKRNLEGKVNKAEGKRKRTQSDREIDSELLTQRSPEAACQSEAGIHPHSALWPATSDRHHLDCSQPNRAVTDLCTSVYACSHRLQVPATSPWTAHIPSAAGDIISPLEKKKRMAQASLSLPMSPQGEDKERPSVIQCSPSQAWASSSRNCNSSDGSPLPLSSSSSRSPSPYSVSSEDTPASNEDKPASSSELPINCSSTVKNTSSSSEDSKSLSCSQISKDPAGQNKDVSHVSSTDSLKGQIKDSTWKPIHKGSAKNFAQPFHSSFTVKSDWAPTSTSSFSKVIPKSVQLLRPAPIRPGYKIHQSRLTQQNDSLNCAKKLNNVTPWLYPTEKREKSRTMQQKVPLTQQSLSHSTATMPVSYVLSNYDRSGRDSRHQPPLHPAFLPNRMRLPQSQLMYRHVPVSPAHTALIGSAVYPYPYPMPLFGPTPGYALTNPIFPHKL; encoded by the exons ATGG CtcaagaggagcagagagaaacGTCACAACAAACCACAGCCAGTGAAGACGAGAAGGGGACGTCAAACCAG ACTTCTCCCTTAGTGATTGAGATTCATGACTCTACAACTGAATGTGAGGAAGAAGTGAGGCCCAATCCACTGCAGATGGAGGAGAAGTCATTTGTGTCAAGTCTGCACTCTTTTATGAAGGGCAGAGGTACACCCATAGAAAGGATCCCACATCTGGGCTTCAAACAGA tcAATCTATGGATGATCTACAAAGCCGTTGAGAAACTGGGAGGTTATGATTCA GTGACAGCACGACGTCTTTGGAAGAAAGTGTACGATGAGCTGGGAGGAAGTCCAGGCAGCACCAGTGCTGCTACCTGCACTCGCAGACACTATGAGAG GCTGGTGCTGCCCTTTGAGAGACACATAAAAGGAGAGGAAGATAAACCTCTGCCTCCAAGCAAACCACGGAAGCCATATAAAAGAAATTTGGAGGGCAAGGTCAACAAGGCTGAGGGGAAGAGGAAAAGGACTCAGTCGGACAGAGAGATCGATTCTGAG TTACTCACCCAGAGGAGTCCAGAGGCTGCCTGCCAAAGTGAAGCAGGGATACACCCTCACTCTGCTCTCTGGCCAGCCACCTCTGACAGACACCATCTGGACTGCTCTCAGCCAAACCGAGCGGTCACCGATCTTTGCACTTCTGTCTATGCATGTTCCCACCGTCTGCAGGTCCCTGCAACAAGCCCCTGGACTGCTCATATCCCCTCAGCTGCTGGAGATATCATCTCTCCTCTGGAGAAGAAAAAGCGAATGGCTCAGGCCAGCCTCAGCTTGCCAATGAGCCCACAGGGTGAGGATAAAGAAAGGCCCTCCGTCATCCAGTGCTCTCCGTCTCAAGCTTGGGCTTCCTCCAGCCGGAACTGCAACTCCTCTGATGGCTCCCCGCTGCCcttatcctcctcctcttcccgcAGCCCCTCCCCTTACTCTGTTTCATCAGAGGACACTCCAGCAAGTAATGAAGATAAACCTGCATCAAGCTCAGAATTGCCAATAAACTGTTCCagcactgtgaaaaacacatctAGCTCTAGTGAGGACAGCAAGtctctgagctgcagtcagaTATCTAAAGATCCTGCAGGACAGAATAAAGACGTTTCTCACGTCAGCTCCACAGATTCACTTAAAGGCCAAATTAAAGACTCTACCTGGAAGCCAATCCACAAAGGGAGTGCCAAAAACTTCGCTCAACCTTTTCATTCATCTTTCACTGTGAAGTCTGACTGGGCTCCAACGTCTACCTCTAGTTTCTCCAAAGTTATTCCAAAATCTGTACAACTTCTGCGCCCTGCTCCTATTCGACCAGGTTATAAAATCCACCAGAGTAGGTTGACGCAGCAGAACGACTCTCTGAATTGTGCAAAGAAGCTGAACAACGTGACTCCGTGGCTTTATCCGacagagaagagggagaaatCCAGGACAATGCAACAAAAGGTTCCTCTGACTCAGCAGAGTCTGTCCCATTCCACCGCCACCATGCCAGTGTCATATGTCCTGTCGAACTACGACAGATCAGGGAGAGACTCTCGACATCAACCCCCGCTGCACCCCGCATTTCTCCCCAACAGAATGAGGCTACCTCAGTCTCAGCTAATGTATCGGCATGTCCCAGTGAGTCCAGCTCACACTGCTCTCATTGGCTCTGCTGTTTACCCATATCCCTACCCTATGCCTCTGTTTGGTCCCACACCTGGATATGCCCTTACTAATCCCATTTTCCCTCACAAGCTGTGA
- the gins4 gene encoding DNA replication complex GINS protein SLD5: MSDALSDDGSDINQDDSQEDVIMTPAELIAKLEEAWLNEKFSPELLENKSEVVECVMEQLTHMEANLQRVKKGDAKASVHRMEIDRIRFVLSSYLRSRLQKIEKFFPHVLEREKSRGEGDPSLLSPEEFAFAKEYYANTETYLKAVALKRMPPNLQTVDMLKAVPEPCLDSFVFLRVKERQENILVEPETDDQREYVVDLEEGSQHLMRYRTIAPLVSSGAVQLI, encoded by the exons ATGTCGGACGCTTTGTCTGACGACGGCAGCGACATCAACCAAGATGACAGTCAGGAGGATGTTATTATGACCCCGGCGGAGCTCATAGCCAAACTGGAAGAA GCTTGGCTGAATGAGAAGTTCTCACCGGAGCTGCTGGAGAACAAATCAGAGGTGGTGGAGTGTGTGATGGAGCAGCTGACTCACATG GAAGCCAACCTGCAGCGGGTGAAGAAAGGTGATGCGAAGGCCAGTGTCCATCGCATGGAAATAGACAGGATCCGCTTTGTGCTCAGCAGCTACCTGCGCTCTCGTCTGCAGAAG ATCGAAAAGTTCTTCCCACACGTGCTTGAGAGAGAAAAGTCTCGAGGTGAAGGAGATCCGTCACTGCTTTCACCTGAAGAGTTTGCTTTTGCCAAAGA GTACTATGCCAACACAGAAACCTACCTGAAGGCTGTAGCACTGAAGCGCATGCCCCCCAACCTACAGACAGTTGATATGCTCAAAGCAG TACCAGAGCCCTGCTTGGACTCCTTTGTGTTCCTGcgagtgaaagagagacaggaaaacaTCTTGGTTGAGCCCGAAACAGATGATCAGAG AGAGTACGTGGTGGATCTTGAAGAGGGCTCTCAGCATCTAATGCGCTATCGAACCATAGCACCACTCGTTTCAAGTGGAGCTGTGCAGTTAATTTAA
- the ppp1r3c2b gene encoding protein phosphatase 1 regulatory subunit 3C-B-like: MSSTIVLPMVGLGSMAQSAGLMEIAVRLCLNQRKELCPHVWVPILKPLRPCIRPAASEQISSDILGQANLTHPLLDLLDDFDDDILIPIKNKHVVFADSQGLSLTDVRVFSDKEEHADFDLLPSLQGSGSIKEDGYSCTVSTCCPGTRLKLDFPQPSENFQAFRAKLAESMVTLENCSVTEVALEGTVRVRNISFQKEVNVRITFDSWQSYRNVPCTYVQKRFGGPQTDIFEFYIDIPKVLDAKRKIEFCLSYLPGGQSKTFWDNNNGQNYSIAVCVSSHLCRGKSLNERA, encoded by the exons ATGTCCAGCACAAT TGTCCTGCCAATGGTTGGCCTAGGGTCAATGGCCCAGTCAGCTGGACTTATGGAGATTGCTGTCAGGCTGTGCTTGAATCAACGTAAAGAACTGTGTCCTCATGTTTGGGTGCCCATCCTGAAGCCCCTGCGACCTTGCATCCGTCCTGCAGCTTCAGAGCAGATATCCTCTGACATCTTGGGCCAAGCAAATCTGACCCACCCTCTCTTAGATTTATTGGATGACTTCGATGATGACATTTTGATCCCAATCAAGAACAAACATGTGGTGTTTGCTGACTCACAGGGATTGTCTCTAACAGATGTGCGAGTCTTTTCTGACAAAGAGGAGCATGCTGACTTCGACCTATTGCCATCGCTGCAAGGTTCGGGAAGCATTAAAGAGGATGGCTACAGCTGCACTGTCAGCACCTGCTGCCCAGGAACACGGCTCAAACTGGACTTCCCACAGCCCTCTGAAAATTTCCAAGCCTTTCGTGCCAAGCTTGCAGAGAGCATGGTTACCTTGGAGAACTGCAGTGTTACTGAGGTGGCCCTTGAAGGTACCGTCCGAGTGAGAAACATCAGCTTCCAGAAGGAGGTGAATGTACGCATCACCTTTGATTCATGGCAGAGCTACAGAAATGTGCCCTGTACATACGTGCAGAAACGCTTTGGAGGACCACAGACAGATATCTTTGAATTTTACATTGATATTCCTAAAGTGCTTGATGCCAAGAGGAAGATAGAATTCTGTTTAAGTTATTTACCAGGAGGGCAAAGTAAGACTTTTTGGGACAACAACAACGGACAGAATTACAgcattgctgtgtgtgtgagctcacATCTCTGTCGTGGAAAGAGCCTCAATGAAAGGGCATGA